The Flavobacterium piscisymbiosum genome includes a region encoding these proteins:
- a CDS encoding HmuY family protein encodes MKTNFLKLSLLALVLFTASCSSDDDKDTTTEVVVTTKVSDLNAPQTGGGQAGAASGEFTRFSFSENKIVTTDKWDIAFRGTVIIVNGGVKVNVDDSGEPARTGSGAISTVSNTFGAVTTFPAASTFKQDAATVYSIPAVAGQGWYNYANTIISPIAGKVFVVKTHDGKYAKFEILSYYKGAPATPAADSTPRYYTFNFAYQANSTTTF; translated from the coding sequence ATGAAAACAAATTTTTTAAAACTTTCGCTTTTAGCACTAGTACTTTTTACTGCATCTTGTAGCAGTGATGATGATAAAGACACAACTACTGAAGTAGTTGTAACAACAAAAGTTTCAGATCTTAATGCTCCACAAACAGGAGGAGGACAAGCAGGAGCGGCGAGTGGTGAATTTACGAGATTCAGTTTCTCTGAAAACAAAATTGTTACTACCGACAAATGGGATATCGCTTTTCGTGGAACGGTTATTATTGTAAACGGAGGAGTTAAAGTCAACGTTGATGATTCAGGTGAACCAGCAAGAACAGGATCTGGAGCTATTAGTACTGTTTCTAACACTTTTGGAGCTGTGACGACATTTCCTGCAGCAAGTACTTTTAAACAAGATGCAGCTACAGTTTACTCAATTCCTGCAGTAGCCGGACAAGGATGGTATAATTATGCAAACACTATAATTTCTCCTATTGCAGGAAAAGTTTTTGTTGTTAAAACTCACGATGGAAAATACGCAAAATTTGAAATCTTAAGTTATTATAAAGGTGCACCAGCAACTCCAGCGGCAGATTCTACACCAAGATATTATACTTTTAATTTTGCTTACCAAGCAAATAGTACTACAACATTCTAA